The nucleotide window ACTGAGTGCGTCCAGAGAAGAAGTACCCGGAAGAGGCGGCTACCCAGGCTATATGTACACTGATTTAGCTACCATATATGAGAGAGCGGGTAAAGTAGTAGGCAAGAAAGGGTCAATAACTCAGATGCCTATTCTTACCATGCCCAATGATGATATGACCCACCCGATACCAGACTTAACAGGTTATATAACAGAAGGGCAGATAACGTTAGACCGTTCTTTACATAATAAGGGGATATATCCGCCTATAAACGTTTTGATGAGCCTATCAAGGCTAATGAGAGACGGGATCGGTGAAGGTAAAACGAGAGATGATCATAAAGATTTGTCTAATCAGCTTTTCGCTGCCTATGCTAGAGCCCAAGAGGTAAGGGGGTTAGCAGCAATTATCGGTGAGGATAGCCTCTCGGAGGTAGACAGGAAGTATCTACTGTTTGGTGAGCAATTCGAAAGGAAATTCATAAATCAAGGCTTCAACGAGAACAGAAGCGTAGAACAAACCCTAGATATAGGTTGGGAAGTACTATCTGTCCTACCAGAGTCAGAACTAAGCTTAGTTAAACAAGAATACATTAAGAAATACCACCCTAACTATAGGGGTAAGAAATGAGTTCAAGGAAGATTTTACCAACTAAAATTAACTTAATAAATCTCAAGAGGCAAATTAAGCTAACTAGGACTATAAAGAGGCTTTTAGAGAATAAACGTGAAGTCTTATTACTTTATCTAAGGCAGTATGCGGACGAGTATGAAAAAACGTACGGTGAAGTGAATAAAGTATTATCTGATGTGTATTCGACGTATTTAAAAGGTGTATCTGCGGAGGGTATTGGTACTGTAGAACAATTTGCCAATTCAATACCCCCTAATTTAGAGGTAAAGAGTAGCACTAAGTTACTTTTCGGAGTTAGGATCCCGATAGTAGAATTGAATGATGAATCTATCCAGAAGCAACCTTTCGGAAACATAGAGATCTCTCCGTTGATAACTAAATCCAGAGAAGAAATAGCTGAAGCTTTTAAGAAGATATTGCTGTTAGTAGAGATGGAGTCTGCGATAAGGTCTCTTACACTAGAACTAAGAAAGACTCAGAGACTTATTAATGCAATTGATACTTCTATTCTCCCATACTATAATTCCTCAGCTAAATATATTAAAAGTGTATTAGATGATAGGACAAGGGAGGAGTTTATCAGATTAAAAATAATCAGGAAAGTTCTTCAAAAAAGGAGGGTTGAAAATGGCTGAACAATATATTAACATGTTAAAGATTAAGCTTGATGAAAAGAAAAAAGAAATATTAGCACAACTTAACGCAGAGTTTGAAAAAATTGTTAAACAGAGGACAGAAGACTTTGAAAACATTAAAAGAAACATTTTAAAGGAAGTGGAAAAATAGTTTAACGGAGTGTTCTACTATGAGGAAAATTTTGCTCGCATCTCTACTAATACCGATCTTAGTAGCTACTTTATCGTCTGCTCAGACTGGTTTAGGGACTGAACTAGCAGGAATTAATATAGGTGCAGGTCTTGCTATAGGCTTAGCTGCTGTGGGTGCAGGAGTAGCTGTAGGGATGGCTGCAGCTGCAGGTATTGGTGTGCTGACAGAAAGAAGGGATATGTTCGGAACAATTCTGATTTTCGTGGCTATAGGTGAAGGAATAGCCGTATACGGTATATTGTTTGCAATATTAATGTTATTCGCAAAGGTGTAAAGAGGTTTAAAAAGATAAAAATGCTTTTTTAGCTCTTCGTTTTCTTTCCTCTTGCAATGAAAATAACAAGAGAAAAATGGGAAAAGAACTTTTCCGAATGGTTCGATTGGGTTCTAAGGGAAGGTGAGTTTTATGACTATGGTAGATATCCAGTAAAAGGGGTAGGTATATGGTTACCTTACGGTTTTAAAATAAGAAGAGCAGTTACTGAAATAATCAGAAATTTACTAGACTCTACAGGTCATGAAGAGGTCCTTTTCCCTCTATTGATCCCTGAAGATTTGTTACGAAAGGAGTCAGAACATATCAGGGGATTTGAAGGAGAGGTCTATTGGGTAACAAGAGGTGGTTCAGAGAATTTAGATGTTATGCTAGCTTTAAGGCCAACTAGTGAGACTTCCATAACTTTTATGGAATCCTTATGGATAAGTAGTTACAAGCAATTACCTAAAAAATATTATCAAATTGTAAGTGTATTTAGATACGAGACTAAGGCTACAAGACCAATGATAAGGCTTAGAGAACTAACTACGTTTAAAGAAGCACATACTGTCCACGAGAGTTATGATGATGCGGAGAGGCAAGTTAAAGAAGCAATTGATATTTATAAGAAGTTCTTTGATGAACTCGGTATACCTTATATAATCTCAAAAAGGCCAGATTGGGATAAGTTCGCCGGTGCTATCTATACTATAGCTTTTGATACTATAATGCCTGATTCAAGAGTCCTGCAGATAGGGACAGTACACCATTTAGGCCAGCATTTTAGCAAAGTATTTGATTTCAAAATCCAAAAGAAAGACGGGTCGTTAGATTATCCACATCAAACTAGTTATGGGATATCTGACAGAGTAATAGCTGCATTAATTGCCTTAAACGGTGATGATCACGGCCCCGTCTTAAACCCTAAAATAGCACCAATTAAAGTTGTTATAATACCTATACCTGCAAAGGACGAAGAAACTAATAAAAAGATCATGGACTATTGTGATAATATTTCTGCTGAGTTGAACAAGAACTCTATATCAAACATAGTAGATAAAGATCCCGATAGAACCCCTGGTGAAAAATACTATATATGGGAGTTAAAAGGAGTACCTTTGAGGATAGAAATAGGCCAGAGAGAGGTTAATAATAATACAGTATTTGTAAAAAGACGAGACACCTTTCAAGGAGCAGCAATTCAGAGGACTGAGCTAGTTCCTAAAATTCTAGACTTATTATCACAAGTAGCTGAGGATCTAAGAGATAACGCGCGTGAATTTATGCAGGCTAAGATTAAACTTGTAGAAGACGTTGAACAAGCTAAAGCCATGCTTGAAAATAGGTCGGGAGTAGTAGAGGTACCATGGTGTGGAGATAATAATTGTGGACTAAAACTTGAGGAATTGACTAATAGTAGAGTTTTGGGTTCTCCTTATGACTCTCCTAAGGATGTTTCTAATAAAGTATGTGTAGTTTGTAAAAAACCAGCAAAAGATACTCTAAGGTTAGCAAAAACTTATTAAAAGGGAAGAGATGGTTAAAATAAGGGTGTTAATTTTTGCCTAAGAAAAGAGAGAACAGAGGAAGAAGAAAAGGCGATAAAGGACATGTAGGGTACATATCTTGTGATCAATGCGGTGCAAGAGTCCCTGAGGATAAAGCTATTTGTGTGACTAAACCTTATAGTCCGGTAGACCCTGCGTTAGCAGCCGAACTGGAGAAAAAAGGGGCTATTATCAGTAGATACCCAGTAACAAAGTGCTACTGTGTCAACTGTGCAGTATATCTGGGTATTATCAAAATCAGACCCGAAAATGAAAGAAAACAGAAAGCTAAACTTTATTGATCTCCCAAATTTGCTTATAACAAAGTTTTTTAAATTAATCCTCTGCATGTCTTTTTATGAGACTTTATGAACTTAGCTTTTATGAAATTGAAAGTTTTTTCTACAAACTAGCTGAAATTAAAGATATACTAAAAGATGATAATTTGCTACAAGTATCACCTACACTTGAAAAGGGGGACATATTACAAGGTACTTCAATGGTAAAACATGCCTTTCCTATATTCCAGAAAGGCGGAGTTGTGATGGATGTCACTAACGTTACTCAGGCACAGATCGCTGAGGACGCAGGTGCCACCGCAGTTATGGTCTTAGACAAATTACCTTATGATGTCAGGAAAAGTGGCGGTGTAGCTAGGATGGCTGACCCTAAAATAATTGAGGAAGTTATGACTTCGATTACTATACCCGTGATGGCTAAGGTTAGGATAGGTCATTATTATGAGGCTCGAGTGCTAGAAGCATTAGGCGTAGATATGATTGATGAAAGTGAGGTATTAACTCCAGCTGATGAAGAGCACCATATAAACAAGTGGCAATTTAAGGTACCATTTGTAAACGGTGCTAGGAGCTTAGGAGAAGCATTAAGGAGGATAAACGAAGGAGCTTCTATGATTAGGACTAAGGGAGAAGCTGGTACCGGAAATGTTAGCGAAGCAGTTAAGCATATAAAGTTAATTAATAGTGAAATCGCTCAATTACTTTCAATGAGTGAGGAAGATAGATTAAAGAAATCTAGAGAATTACAAGTTCCGTATCAATTGGTTGAACTTACCGTGAAGCTAAAGAGACTACCGGTAGTAAACTTTGCTGCTGGCGGAATAGCGACACCTGCTGACGCCGCATTGATGATGTGGTTAGGTGCAGATGGTGTATTCGTAGGGTCAGGAATTTTCAAAAGTTCAGATCCAGATCAAAGAGCTAAGGCAGTAGTCCTAGCTACTGCAAATTGGGAAGACCCAGAAATAGTCCTTGAAGCTCAGAAAATGATTAGCGAGAGTAAAAGTATGATGGGTATTGACATTAAAACGCTTAAACCAGAAGAACTGCTACAAGTAAGAGGTAGTTGAACATGAAAATCGGTGTGCTTGCGTATCAAGGTAGTTTTGAGGAACACGCGCTACAGCTAAAGAGGGCAATGAGTAGACTTAATTTCCAAGGAGAGATTAAACCAGTTAAAAAAAGCAGTGACCTAAAAGAGCTGGACGGGATAATTATACCAGGAGGGGAGAGCACCACAATAGGTATTGTAGCCCAAAAGCTGGGTGTATTAAGCGATTTAAAAGCTAAGATTAGCGAAGGACTCCCCGTCCTCGGGACTTGTGCAGGAGCAATTATGTTAGCTAAGGATGTAGCAGATGCAAAGGTCTTAAAGAAGTCTCAACCACTGATAGGAGAAATGGATATTCAAGTTATCAGGAACTATTATGGCAGACAAAGGGAAAGCTTCGAAGCTACTCTTGATTTCTCTGCAATAGGCGGAG belongs to Stygiolobus caldivivus and includes:
- a CDS encoding V-type ATP synthase subunit D; the encoded protein is MSSRKILPTKINLINLKRQIKLTRTIKRLLENKREVLLLYLRQYADEYEKTYGEVNKVLSDVYSTYLKGVSAEGIGTVEQFANSIPPNLEVKSSTKLLFGVRIPIVELNDESIQKQPFGNIEISPLITKSREEIAEAFKKILLLVEMESAIRSLTLELRKTQRLINAIDTSILPYYNSSAKYIKSVLDDRTREEFIRLKIIRKVLQKRRVENG
- a CDS encoding ATPase, yielding MAEQYINMLKIKLDEKKKEILAQLNAEFEKIVKQRTEDFENIKRNILKEVEK
- a CDS encoding V-type ATP synthase subunit K (produces ATP from ADP in the presence of a proton gradient across the membrane; the K subunit is a nonenzymatic component which binds the dimeric form by interacting with the G and E subunits), whose translation is MRKILLASLLIPILVATLSSAQTGLGTELAGINIGAGLAIGLAAVGAGVAVGMAAAAGIGVLTERRDMFGTILIFVAIGEGIAVYGILFAILMLFAKV
- the proS gene encoding proline--tRNA ligase is translated as MKITREKWEKNFSEWFDWVLREGEFYDYGRYPVKGVGIWLPYGFKIRRAVTEIIRNLLDSTGHEEVLFPLLIPEDLLRKESEHIRGFEGEVYWVTRGGSENLDVMLALRPTSETSITFMESLWISSYKQLPKKYYQIVSVFRYETKATRPMIRLRELTTFKEAHTVHESYDDAERQVKEAIDIYKKFFDELGIPYIISKRPDWDKFAGAIYTIAFDTIMPDSRVLQIGTVHHLGQHFSKVFDFKIQKKDGSLDYPHQTSYGISDRVIAALIALNGDDHGPVLNPKIAPIKVVIIPIPAKDEETNKKIMDYCDNISAELNKNSISNIVDKDPDRTPGEKYYIWELKGVPLRIEIGQREVNNNTVFVKRRDTFQGAAIQRTELVPKILDLLSQVAEDLRDNAREFMQAKIKLVEDVEQAKAMLENRSGVVEVPWCGDNNCGLKLEELTNSRVLGSPYDSPKDVSNKVCVVCKKPAKDTLRLAKTY
- a CDS encoding 30S ribosomal protein S26e — translated: MPKKRENRGRRKGDKGHVGYISCDQCGARVPEDKAICVTKPYSPVDPALAAELEKKGAIISRYPVTKCYCVNCAVYLGIIKIRPENERKQKAKLY
- the pdxS gene encoding pyridoxal 5'-phosphate synthase lyase subunit PdxS, with protein sequence MRLYELSFYEIESFFYKLAEIKDILKDDNLLQVSPTLEKGDILQGTSMVKHAFPIFQKGGVVMDVTNVTQAQIAEDAGATAVMVLDKLPYDVRKSGGVARMADPKIIEEVMTSITIPVMAKVRIGHYYEARVLEALGVDMIDESEVLTPADEEHHINKWQFKVPFVNGARSLGEALRRINEGASMIRTKGEAGTGNVSEAVKHIKLINSEIAQLLSMSEEDRLKKSRELQVPYQLVELTVKLKRLPVVNFAAGGIATPADAALMMWLGADGVFVGSGIFKSSDPDQRAKAVVLATANWEDPEIVLEAQKMISESKSMMGIDIKTLKPEELLQVRGS
- the pdxT gene encoding pyridoxal 5'-phosphate synthase glutaminase subunit PdxT, coding for MKIGVLAYQGSFEEHALQLKRAMSRLNFQGEIKPVKKSSDLKELDGIIIPGGESTTIGIVAQKLGVLSDLKAKISEGLPVLGTCAGAIMLAKDVADAKVLKKSQPLIGEMDIQVIRNYYGRQRESFEATLDFSAIGGEKGKAVFIRAPAIVKAWGDSRPLITLQGIIVMAEEKNMLATTFHPELSDTSIVHEYFLKHVKR